The Microcoleus sp. FACHB-672 genomic interval CTTTCTCTCTACTGTTTTATTAACTTTTGAATGAAGCTTTTGGCTACACAAAATCGTTTCGCCAATTCCCGTTGCGATATTTCTTCATTCTCATACACTTGGATTATTTTTTCCCGCAAGTCCAGTGAGTAGGCTTTCATCTTTACACCCTCAACAGCTCCCCATTACTGTACCTCTGTTATTCGAGAAACGCTATATTAAACTACCTGTAACACTTGCCTTTAAACACTTACCATCAACATTAAGAAAATATTTTATATGTTTCCAGAGTTCTTCGTCAATTTTCCAGGGGGAGAAGTTATCTGGCATCGGTTAGTTGCTGCTTTCTTAACCATTCCTGATGCCCAAGCTTGGCTATGGTCAACCGCACTGTTGGGAATTTATACGTTGATTGCTTTGCCGGTAGGATTTGGAACGGGTTTTATTAAAATAGATATTCAAAAATCGTGGGTGGTCGTTATTGGGGTAATCGGAGGTTCTTTGTTAAGACCGGCTCTCACTGAAGAGTTATTTTTTCGTGTCTTACTCTTGCCTCACCCCACAGAAAATGCTTCGCCAGCAGCCTTGTGGTTTTGGGGCTTGGGTGGTTTGGTGATTTTTATTGTGTACCATCCGCTGAATGCAATGACTTTTTTCCCAGTTGCCGGTGAAACTTTTATACATCCAATATTTTTATTTTTGGCAGCTCTTTTAGGGGCAATTTGTACGATTTCGTACTGGCAAAGTGGTTCTCTTTGGCCGCCAGTGGTGATTCACTAGATGATTGTAGCCGTCTGGTTGCTGTTGTTAGGTGGATATCAAAAGCTTCATGCTTAAGGGGCTGAAGGATTTTATTGCTTTTACCTTTAGTTTTTCTAAAAATAGATTTTTTAAGGAACCACAGATGAACATAGAGGTTCATGCAGTGTGCCGGCAGAAAGGCACAGATAGTTGAATCAGGTTTATCTGCGAGACGTAAGTTAGGGTATGGTAAAATTTTTGATTGAGTTTAACCGAGGTATTCCCTCTCTTTGAATAACTGCTTATGTCTGAACTGCCGGCACTGAATAATGAAACGATTTGGGCAATCCTTAATGAAGAAATTGAGGATACGACGGTGAACCAATTGGTTTGGCATTACTTGGGATATCGCTATGATGAAGCCGCCGGCAAGTGGGATGCTTCTGCTGTTGCGGTTGAATGGCGAGATGAGTATCCTGAACCGCCAGATTTTATAGCCAACCGCCCGCCTACGGTGAAACTCACTCGCTCGATTCCATCGGAAAATAAGCAACTTTTGAAAGAGCAGTTGGGTTTTAAAGGTTACAAAGTAGGTGAATTTGGCCCTAGGCAAACTCGACGGGCGACTATGGCAAATTGGCTGTTGAGTTATATGAAGGGCGCTAAAGGTGAGGAACTGTAATTGATTTGTCAGCGATCTAGTAGGTGTTAATTCTGGAACGTCAAGTAGTCGTTATCTAGAGGAAACTCCTATGTTTTTTACGTTCCTTTCGTCTTTGGCATTAACCGGCACTCCCGCCATCATTCCCCCATTGCCGGCGATAATAGACGGATCGGCAATCATCGCTGACTATCGATATCGAAATCGAAATGTGTGCCGGCAACATCGGGTGGTTGTAGAGTTAATCGCGCGTGGCAATGATTGGGGAAATGTGTGGATTAATGAAAAACCAGTGTTTCAGCCGCAAAATTTTAACCGGCGCAAAACCCTAAACCTTTGTGCCGGCGCTTACAGGGTTGTCTTCACCGGCATCACAAGCATGGATGTGTGGGATTCGGGTTATCTGGATCTGGGGCGAAGTAATGTGGTTAAACTTTCCTTCACCAAAAACGGGGTAGAACAGGTGGAGGGAGATCCTAACGCTTGGTTGCCGGATGATAGAAATGATCCTGATGTTTGGCGGCGAAATGACTCGGATATCTGGCGCAGATAGGTAATTGCCAGTCGCATTGGCTGATTTTTGGGGAGTAACAGCTATTGTGGTAATAGCTTTATTTGCATCGCATCCGCCGAGTACAATATGCTCAAATTATCCTCTGTATTGCAGAATCGCTATCAGCTCAAACACCAGCTGAGTGATCATCCCGTGCGTCAAACTTGGTTGGCAGAGGATTTAGAATCGCAAGATCAAGTTGTGGTCAAGCTGCTGGCTTTTGGGGGTCAGATGCAGTGGGATGACCTCAAACTGTTTGAACGTGAGGCGAAGGTGCTGCAACAGCTAAATTATCCGCAGATACCTAAGTATCGAGATTATTTTGCGGTTGATGAGTCTAATCTCTGGTTTGGCTTAGTTCAGGAGTATATCCCCGGTTCGTCGCTGAAGCAATTGCTAGAAGAGGGGCAGCAGTTTTCTGAGCAGCAAGTTCGCCAAATCGCGCAAGATGTGCTAGAGATTTTAATTTATCTCCATGAACTGAAGCCGCCGGTGATCCACCGCGATATCAAGCCGAGTAATTTAATTTTAGGGGCGGATGATCGGGTTTATTTAGTAGATTTTGGGGCTGTGCAGAACCGGCCAAGTGCAACGGGCGCAACATTTACGGTGGTGGGAACTTACGGATATACCCCCCTTGAACAATATGGCGGCCAAACCGTGCCGGCATCGGATCTGTATGCCTTGGGTGCAACGCTGATTCATTTGCTCACCGGCACAGCGCCGGCAGAGTTGCCACAGCGAGATTTACGTGTTCAATGGAGCGATCGCATCACTTCTAATGTCAGTGGAAATTTTGTGCGGTGGGTTGATCAACTGATACAGCCGGCTGTGGAGAGAAGATTCTCTTCAGCGGTGCGAGCACGGGATGCACTGAAAGGTGCGCTCACGATTCCTTGGGCGATCGCAGAGCTTCCTGTAGTTGCCGATACTTGTGCGATCGTCAATCACTCGCCGGAACGGTTAGAGATTGAAATTCCGGCGCGTGTGGAAGTTGAAGTCATTGAGCCGGTTAAAAAAGTTATCAACCAAGGTTTAGAAGCCTTGCAAAACAGTTTCAGTGCTGTATTTAGCCAATTGCAGGATTCAGCAGGAAGTATCCCAAAACAAGCGATTTTACTGCGTGCCAGTGTTGCCGGCGGTGCTTTAGTGCTGCTAAGTTTTGCGTTTCCTGTAATTATTTACACGATGCAATTTTTAAACTTATTAATTCCGGCGCTAACGTTACTCGCTATTTTCATTTTATTGGGAAGTTGGCGTGTGTATCCCCGGAGTTATTTTGAGCGCACTTATATTTGTTTTGAACTGGATAGCTTTGTCATGGAATGGCAGCAGGTCTGGCTCTATAATTATCGTCGGGAAACTGGAGTAACCTCTGAAATTCAAGATGTGGCAGTTGCGACTTATGGTGAGAGCGACGATTGTGAGAGTAATTCGCCTCACTCAGCCGTTGTAATTACTGCCGGCCCTTCTCAAAATGAATGGGAGAAATATATATTTGGTCAAGAATTAAGTGAAGCTGAATTAATTAAGTTGGCAAATGAAATTCGGGCTTGGTTAGCAGGAGAATCTCAATAATTTATTTTAATTTTTCTTGGGAACGCTTCAACCTTATCTGCACCGAGGCCGGCAAAACCGTAATTCCCCAAGTAAATGCACCTCTACACCCTTGGCTTTTCACTGATCTAAAATTCAATCCCGCTACACCAGCAACCCCTCACCTCTCAGCTTTCATACAGCTAAGTTGCACTGCCTCCTTGCCACAAGCACCCTAGATTCTGCTCATCGGCAAACGAACTTTATGCTTGCGTAAAATTCGCGTAATTTGCGTGGCACTAATTTCAATGCCGGTTTGCTGCGCCAGATGCGTTGCTAAGCGTTGACTTGTCCACAAATCGAACTCATATCCCAGCTTTTTCGGGTCTTTCTTGATCGATTCTAGCAATGATTGAATGTAACCCTCATTAGCCTTGCGATAGTTCCCTTGCTCCCGCTTATCTCTCAGGCTGTCGAGATTATCCGGATCGCCATGCACACACCAATAAGCAACGGTTCGGTAGGAACACCCGATAAAATCAGCAATTTCTTCGTAAGTTTTACCATCATTTTGTAATAACAAAATTAAAGCGTGCTCGCGCAAGCGCGGGCAATCACTCTTCCGGATAGCTTTTTGCAGACGCTTTCTTTGCAGTGAGGTGAGAAAGTCTTTAACCGGCATAAAATTTTTTGAAATATATCGTTATTCTATTTTATGCTATTTAATTGTAAAATGACCGCTTGTACAGCGGAAAAAGCGAACTTCCTGAGAGCGTAAATCGCTTCTGCCTGGTTTCCCACACCGGCACACTTCCCAGCTAGCTCAAATGCTTTGCTTACGCACCATTAAGGTCAACAATATAAAACAGCCAATCGCCTAATTTTTGATCGGTCATCTCACATCTAAAACCTCCAATTTCCATGTCAATGGTCAGTTTACCCGGACTCAAAGCAATAATCGACGTCATGAGTCGAGAGCGCAACTTGCCGAAACAAGCCGTCCAGAACGCTCTAACAGAAGCGCTGCTAAAAGGATACGAGCGCTATCGCCGGATGCAAAGCCTGGAAGGGTCGAACTTTCCAGAAGACTACTTCAACAACTTTAAAGTTGAACTTGATTTGGAAGCAGAAGGCTTTCGAGTCCTCGCAACCAAAACTGTTGTAGAAGCAGCCAGCCAGCCAGATCAGGAGGTTGCCTTCAACACAAAACCGGCTGCCGCAGTCGGCTTAGGCGATACCGTTGTTGTAGACGTGACACCCGATCAGGGGGAATTTGGGCGACTCGCCGCCTTACAAACCAAACAGGTACTCACCCAAAAACTACAAGAACAGCAGTGCCAGCTCATTAAAGAACAGTTTCTAGAGCTTAGAGGCACCGTTGTGCAAGCAAGGGTGATTCGCATTGAGCGCAAAGCCACCATTGTTGGTGTCAGCAGTGGTGCCGGCAAGCCAGAGGTAGAGGCGGAACTGCCTAATTATGAAAAGTTGCTGCAAGACAACTATTCAACGGATGCAAAGCTGAAAGTTTATCTCAAAAAAGTGTATGAAACTCCCCGGCAAGGGCCGCAGTTGCGCGTTTCTAGAGCAACAACAGGTTTGGTTGCCGGCATTTTAACCGGAATTGTGCCAGAAATTCAGCAGGAAACTATCCAAATTATCGCAGTTGTGAGAGATGCAACACCCGAGTCTCCTTTGGTTGTCTCTCGTAGTAAAATTGCGGTGGATACCCAACAGCCAGATTTAGATCCCGTTGCCGTTTGTGTGGGAGAGAATGGAGCGCGATTGCAGGCGGTGGTGAGTGAGTTGCGGGGCGAAAAAGTTGATATTATTCGATGGTCTGATGACCCAGCCACCTATATTGCCAGAGCTTTGTATCCGGCACAGGTAGAGAAGGTTTTGCTCGTCGATCCAGAAACACTGGTTGCTGAAGTTTTCTTGCCGGCAGACCAGTTACCTTTAGCATTAGGGCCAGATGAGCAAAACCTCCGTCTTGCTGCTCGTCTGACGGGTTGGCAAATTGAACTTAAAACTTAAATTGATGGTTGCTAAGTGTTAGAGAAGAAAGCTTCTTACCTTAATCGCAGAATTTTGAGATAAGCGCTTTCTCTCTTTACTCTCACTTTGGCATTTTGCAGAATTTGCGTTTCTGTAATGGGTAGAAATACAACTTAATTTAAGCGCTTAAGAAAGTTTAAACTAGCCTGTTACACAAAAGGCTAGACAAATCCCCCTGAATTGGAGACAATTGCCATATTCAAGTGCCGGTTAAACACCTACTTGCTAACTTCTTTGCCCAGCTAAGAGAGCTGATTTTATGGAACCCAAATCTTTATCCCAGGCTATAACGACTTCTTTATCCGATTCTAAATCAATTGTTGATGCCGGCACTGCGGCTGAAATCACTGAAGCCAGAGAAGATGATAACCCGTATGAGTTTCTTTTTACGCGAGCGATTGAATTCCGTCAAGAAACCATTTATTTTATTGTTGTAGACCGCTTTTTCGATGGCGATTCAGAAAATAGCGAAGGCCCAAATCCTGAACTTTATGATCCTGCCGGCGAAGATTGGGGCAAATACTGGGGCGGAGATTTACAGGGAATTATCGACAAACTAGACTACTTAAAAGGTATGGGAGTAACTGCACTTTGGCTGACTCCTCTTTTTGAGCAAGTTGAAGCATTATTTATTGAACAAGCAGCGATTCACGGCTACTGGATTAAAGACTTTAAGCGGATTAATCCTCGATTTATTGGCAAAGATGATGAGCCTTCTCTAAACAAAACCCAGGACACGAAAAATACAGCTTTTGACCGATTGATTACTGAGTTGCACAAACGGGATATGAAAATGATCCTGGATATTGTCTGTAACCACAGCAACCCAGATTTTAGCGGCAAAAAAGGAGAACTTTACGACGATGGCGTAAAAATTGCTGATTTTAATGACGATAAAAATAACTGGTATCACCACTATGGGATAGTGACCAACTGGGAAGACGAGTGGCAAGTGCAGAACTGTGAACTTTCCGGTTTGGCAACTTTCAATGAAAATAATGTTGAGTACCGAAATTACATTAAGTCAGCGATTAAGCAATGGCTAGATCGGGGCGTTGATGCTTTGCGGGTGGATACTGTGAAGCATATGCCCATTTGGTTTTGGCAAGAATTTAATGGAGATATCCAAACGCATAAACCTGACGTTTTTATCTTTGGAGAGTGGATTTACAGTAGCGCAAATGATGAGCGATCAGTTGAATTTGCAAATCGATCTGGCATGACAATGTTGGATTTTGGGTTGTGCATGGCGCTCCGGCAAGCCTTAGCGGTTAATGCACCACCGGGATTTCAAATGATTCAGGACGTTTTCGATCTTGATTACCGCTATGATGGCGCGACGGAACTGATTACATTTATTGATAATCATGATATGCATCGGTTCCAAACACTGAATCCAGATCCAGATGTAGTGCGCTTGGCTATCAATCTGGTAATGACTTGCCGAGGGATTCCTTGTATATATTACGGGACTGAACAGTATCTGCACAATGATACGAATACTGATGGTGATCCCTACGGTAATAACGATCCTTATAACCGCCCAATGATGGAAAACTGGGATACCGATACAGCCATTTATCGGGATATTCGGTTACTTTCAGGATTGCGCCGGCTCAACCCTGCGGTTTGTTTAGGAAGCCAGTGGTTAAAATATATCACTTCTGATGTTTATTGTTACCTACGACGCTATCGGGATTCCCGCTGTTTTGTGGCGATGAATAAAGGTGAGCCGGTGACGCTTGAGAAGGTGGAGACTGATTTACCCGATAAAGAGCATACTTGCGTTTTAACGGGACGTAAATTAGAAGTTAAAGATGGCTATCTCTATGATTTAGAATTGGGAGCGAAAG includes:
- a CDS encoding type II CAAX prenyl endopeptidase Rce1 family protein, yielding MFPEFFVNFPGGEVIWHRLVAAFLTIPDAQAWLWSTALLGIYTLIALPVGFGTGFIKIDIQKSWVVVIGVIGGSLLRPALTEELFFRVLLLPHPTENASPAALWFWGLGGLVIFIVYHPLNAMTFFPVAGETFIHPIFLFLAALLGAICTISYWQSGSLWPPVVIH
- a CDS encoding DUF1823 family protein translates to MSELPALNNETIWAILNEEIEDTTVNQLVWHYLGYRYDEAAGKWDASAVAVEWRDEYPEPPDFIANRPPTVKLTRSIPSENKQLLKEQLGFKGYKVGEFGPRQTRRATMANWLLSYMKGAKGEEL
- a CDS encoding serine/threonine protein kinase — its product is MLKLSSVLQNRYQLKHQLSDHPVRQTWLAEDLESQDQVVVKLLAFGGQMQWDDLKLFEREAKVLQQLNYPQIPKYRDYFAVDESNLWFGLVQEYIPGSSLKQLLEEGQQFSEQQVRQIAQDVLEILIYLHELKPPVIHRDIKPSNLILGADDRVYLVDFGAVQNRPSATGATFTVVGTYGYTPLEQYGGQTVPASDLYALGATLIHLLTGTAPAELPQRDLRVQWSDRITSNVSGNFVRWVDQLIQPAVERRFSSAVRARDALKGALTIPWAIAELPVVADTCAIVNHSPERLEIEIPARVEVEVIEPVKKVINQGLEALQNSFSAVFSQLQDSAGSIPKQAILLRASVAGGALVLLSFAFPVIIYTMQFLNLLIPALTLLAIFILLGSWRVYPRSYFERTYICFELDSFVMEWQQVWLYNYRRETGVTSEIQDVAVATYGESDDCESNSPHSAVVITAGPSQNEWEKYIFGQELSEAELIKLANEIRAWLAGESQ
- a CDS encoding helix-turn-helix domain-containing protein, with protein sequence MPVKDFLTSLQRKRLQKAIRKSDCPRLREHALILLLQNDGKTYEEIADFIGCSYRTVAYWCVHGDPDNLDSLRDKREQGNYRKANEGYIQSLLESIKKDPKKLGYEFDLWTSQRLATHLAQQTGIEISATQITRILRKHKVRLPMSRI
- the nusA gene encoding transcription termination factor NusA, with the protein product MSRERNLPKQAVQNALTEALLKGYERYRRMQSLEGSNFPEDYFNNFKVELDLEAEGFRVLATKTVVEAASQPDQEVAFNTKPAAAVGLGDTVVVDVTPDQGEFGRLAALQTKQVLTQKLQEQQCQLIKEQFLELRGTVVQARVIRIERKATIVGVSSGAGKPEVEAELPNYEKLLQDNYSTDAKLKVYLKKVYETPRQGPQLRVSRATTGLVAGILTGIVPEIQQETIQIIAVVRDATPESPLVVSRSKIAVDTQQPDLDPVAVCVGENGARLQAVVSELRGEKVDIIRWSDDPATYIARALYPAQVEKVLLVDPETLVAEVFLPADQLPLALGPDEQNLRLAARLTGWQIELKT
- a CDS encoding alpha-amylase family glycosyl hydrolase encodes the protein MEPKSLSQAITTSLSDSKSIVDAGTAAEITEAREDDNPYEFLFTRAIEFRQETIYFIVVDRFFDGDSENSEGPNPELYDPAGEDWGKYWGGDLQGIIDKLDYLKGMGVTALWLTPLFEQVEALFIEQAAIHGYWIKDFKRINPRFIGKDDEPSLNKTQDTKNTAFDRLITELHKRDMKMILDIVCNHSNPDFSGKKGELYDDGVKIADFNDDKNNWYHHYGIVTNWEDEWQVQNCELSGLATFNENNVEYRNYIKSAIKQWLDRGVDALRVDTVKHMPIWFWQEFNGDIQTHKPDVFIFGEWIYSSANDERSVEFANRSGMTMLDFGLCMALRQALAVNAPPGFQMIQDVFDLDYRYDGATELITFIDNHDMHRFQTLNPDPDVVRLAINLVMTCRGIPCIYYGTEQYLHNDTNTDGDPYGNNDPYNRPMMENWDTDTAIYRDIRLLSGLRRLNPAVCLGSQWLKYITSDVYCYLRRYRDSRCFVAMNKGEPVTLEKVETDLPDKEHTCVLTGRKLEVKDGYLYDLELGAKEAIVISHVGERVKGQTLVRVQVNGISTNPGEIVVIIGDCPELGNWDIAKAYPLEYINANTWFTEIPFNESAGKAISYKYAMWREGHSPVRENLVCRRWLLADEGIVKWRDTWSH